A portion of the Malania oleifera isolate guangnan ecotype guangnan chromosome 3, ASM2987363v1, whole genome shotgun sequence genome contains these proteins:
- the LOC131150163 gene encoding membrane protein PM19L isoform X1 encodes MASGAAKSVALILLVVNVLLYFIAISFSAWAINHGIKRARETASVLSVPARIFPIYFPMGNMATGFFIIFSLIAGVVGFSTSFTGIQNVINGNASNFHSAAASSLAAWALTLLAMGLACKEISLGWTDSNLRTLEVLMIILGGTQLLCTSAIHAGVEDIRERERSSGRY; translated from the exons ATGGCTTCTGGGGCAGCCAAATCTGTAGCACTTATCCTCTTAGTTGTCAATGTTCTGCTGTATTTTATAGCAATCTCATTCTCTGCTTGGGCCATCAATCATGGCATCAAACGAGCTCGAGAAACTG CATCTGTTTTATCGGTACCTGCTCGCATATTTCCAATATACTTCCCAATGGGTAACATGGCGACTGGTTTCTTCATCATATTCTCACTCATCGCTGGGGTTGTTGGCTTCTCAACATCGTTTACTGGAATCCAGAATGTGATTAATGGGAATGCCAGCAACTTCCACTCAGCTGCTGCCTCTTCTCTTGCAGCTTGGGCACTCACTCTACTGGCCATGGG ATTGGCATGTAAGGAGATCAGTCTAGGCTGGACAGATTCCAACTTG AGGACTCTTGAGGTACTGATGATAATATTGGGCGGTACGCAGTTGTTGTGCACAAGCGCGATCCATGCTGGGGTCGAAGATATACGGGAGAGGGAACGCAGTAGCGGAAGATATTGA
- the LOC131150163 gene encoding membrane protein PM19L isoform X2, with product MASGAAKSVALILLVVNVLLYFIAISFSAWAINHGIKRARETASVLSVPARIFPIYFPMGNMATGFFIIFSLIAGVVGFSTSFTGIQNVINGNASNFHSAAASSLAAWALTLLAMGLACKEISLGWTDSNLLLCTSAIHAGVEDIRERERSSGRY from the exons ATGGCTTCTGGGGCAGCCAAATCTGTAGCACTTATCCTCTTAGTTGTCAATGTTCTGCTGTATTTTATAGCAATCTCATTCTCTGCTTGGGCCATCAATCATGGCATCAAACGAGCTCGAGAAACTG CATCTGTTTTATCGGTACCTGCTCGCATATTTCCAATATACTTCCCAATGGGTAACATGGCGACTGGTTTCTTCATCATATTCTCACTCATCGCTGGGGTTGTTGGCTTCTCAACATCGTTTACTGGAATCCAGAATGTGATTAATGGGAATGCCAGCAACTTCCACTCAGCTGCTGCCTCTTCTCTTGCAGCTTGGGCACTCACTCTACTGGCCATGGG ATTGGCATGTAAGGAGATCAGTCTAGGCTGGACAGATTCCAACTTG TTGTTGTGCACAAGCGCGATCCATGCTGGGGTCGAAGATATACGGGAGAGGGAACGCAGTAGCGGAAGATATTGA